In Xanthomonas theicola, a single genomic region encodes these proteins:
- a CDS encoding efflux RND transporter permease subunit yields MNLSAPFIRRPIGTALLAIGLFVIGMMCYLRLGVAPLPNISIPVIFVQASQAGADASTMAATVTAPLERHLGQLPGIDNMRSSSSEGNSQVFMVFQNDRDIDSAAQDVQTAINAAQADLPSGLSTPRYQKANPNDDPVIAIALTSDTQSADELYNVADSLLAQRLRQIAGVASVDIGGASTPAVRVDVNLRALNAMGLTPDDLRNAVRAANVTSPTGFLSDGSSTTAIVANDAVAKAADFGQLVISQQQGRTVRLRDVANVYDGQQDAYQAAWFGGKPAVVMYVFTRAGANIVETVDRVKAQIPMLRGYLQPGTRMSAYFDRTPTIRASLNEVQATLLISLAMVVLTMALFLRRLAPTLIAAATVPLSLAGAALAMYVMGFTLNNLSLLALVIAIGFVVDDAIVVIENIMRHLDEGMSRLDAALSGAREIGFTIVSITASLVAVFIPILFASGMIGAFFREFTVTLVAAICVSAVVSLTLTPALCSRFLSAHAEPERPGRFGAWLERGHAGMLRVYTVALDFSLRHALLLALTPLLLIAATVFLAGAVKKGSFPAQDTGLIWGRASSSATVSFADMVNRQRRITDMLMSDPAVKIVGARLGSSRQGSSASFNIELKRHDEGRTETTAQVLSRLSAKADRYPDLQLRLRAIQDLPSDGGGGTSQGAQYRVSLQGNDNAQLQEWLPKLQAALKQNPKLRDVGTDVDTAGLRQNIVIDRAQAARLGVSIGAIDGALYGAFGQRQISTIYSDLNQYSVVVNALPEQTATPAALDRINVPTRSGAMVPLTAVARQVPGLAPPQITHQNQYTTMDLSYNLAPGVSTGEGDAIIKATVAGLRMPGDIRIADGGGFNTQLQPNSMLILVLAAIVVVYIVLGMLYESLVHPVTILSTLPAAGMGALLALWVTGTELSVISMIALVLLIGIVKKNAIMMIDFALVAERQHGKSPLDAVREACVVRFRPIMMTTMVAILAAVPLAVGLGEGSELRRPLGIAMIGGLLISQSLTLLSTPALYVIFSCLRERWRAAAPPRALPHTP; encoded by the coding sequence ATGAACCTCTCGGCCCCTTTCATCCGCCGTCCGATCGGCACCGCCCTGTTGGCCATCGGCCTGTTCGTGATCGGCATGATGTGCTACCTGCGGCTCGGCGTGGCGCCGCTGCCGAACATTTCGATCCCGGTGATCTTCGTGCAGGCCAGCCAGGCCGGCGCCGATGCCTCGACGATGGCGGCCACGGTCACCGCGCCGCTGGAACGGCACCTGGGCCAGCTGCCCGGCATCGACAACATGCGTTCCTCCAGTTCGGAGGGCAACAGCCAGGTCTTCATGGTGTTCCAGAACGACCGCGACATCGACTCGGCGGCGCAGGACGTGCAGACCGCGATCAACGCCGCGCAGGCGGACCTGCCCTCGGGCCTGTCCACGCCGCGCTACCAGAAGGCCAATCCCAACGACGATCCGGTCATCGCCATCGCGCTGACCTCGGACACGCAATCGGCCGACGAGCTGTACAACGTCGCCGACTCGCTGCTGGCGCAGCGCCTGCGCCAGATCGCCGGCGTGGCCTCGGTCGACATCGGCGGCGCCTCCACGCCCGCGGTGCGGGTCGACGTGAACCTGCGTGCGCTCAACGCGATGGGGCTGACCCCGGACGACCTGCGCAACGCGGTGCGCGCGGCCAACGTGACCTCGCCCACCGGCTTCCTCAGCGACGGCAGTTCCACCACCGCCATCGTCGCCAACGACGCGGTGGCCAAGGCCGCCGACTTCGGCCAGTTGGTGATCTCGCAGCAGCAGGGCCGCACCGTGCGCCTGCGCGACGTGGCCAACGTCTACGATGGCCAGCAGGACGCCTACCAGGCGGCCTGGTTCGGCGGCAAGCCGGCGGTGGTGATGTACGTGTTCACCCGCGCCGGCGCCAACATCGTGGAGACGGTGGACCGGGTCAAGGCGCAGATCCCGATGCTGCGCGGCTACCTGCAGCCGGGCACCAGAATGTCCGCCTACTTCGACCGCACCCCCACCATCCGCGCCTCGTTGAACGAGGTGCAGGCCACGCTGCTGATCAGCCTGGCGATGGTGGTGCTGACCATGGCGCTGTTCCTGCGCCGGCTGGCGCCGACGCTGATCGCCGCGGCCACCGTGCCGCTGTCGCTGGCCGGCGCGGCGCTGGCGATGTACGTGATGGGTTTCACCCTCAACAACCTGAGCCTGCTGGCGCTGGTGATCGCGATCGGCTTCGTGGTCGACGACGCGATCGTGGTGATCGAGAACATCATGCGCCACCTCGACGAAGGCATGTCGCGGCTGGACGCGGCGCTGTCCGGCGCGCGCGAGATCGGCTTCACCATCGTTTCGATCACCGCCTCGCTGGTGGCGGTGTTCATCCCGATCCTGTTCGCCAGCGGCATGATCGGCGCGTTCTTCCGCGAGTTCACCGTGACCCTGGTCGCGGCGATCTGCGTCTCGGCGGTGGTCTCGCTGACCCTGACCCCGGCGCTGTGCAGCCGCTTCCTGTCCGCGCATGCCGAACCGGAGCGGCCCGGCCGTTTCGGCGCATGGCTGGAGCGCGGGCACGCCGGCATGCTGCGCGTGTACACGGTGGCGCTGGACTTCTCGCTGCGGCATGCGCTGCTGCTGGCGCTGACCCCGCTGCTGCTGATCGCCGCCACGGTGTTCCTGGCCGGCGCGGTGAAGAAGGGCTCGTTCCCGGCGCAGGACACCGGCCTGATCTGGGGCCGCGCCAGTTCCAGCGCCACGGTGTCCTTCGCCGACATGGTCAACCGCCAGCGCCGCATCACCGACATGCTGATGTCCGATCCGGCGGTGAAGATCGTCGGCGCGCGCCTGGGCAGCAGCCGCCAGGGCTCCAGCGCCAGCTTCAACATCGAGCTCAAGCGCCACGACGAGGGCCGCACCGAGACCACCGCGCAGGTGCTGTCGCGGCTCAGCGCCAAGGCCGACCGCTACCCGGACCTGCAACTGCGCCTGCGCGCGATCCAGGACCTGCCCAGCGACGGCGGCGGCGGCACCAGCCAGGGTGCGCAGTACCGTGTCTCGCTGCAGGGCAACGACAACGCGCAGCTGCAGGAATGGCTGCCCAAGCTGCAGGCGGCGCTGAAACAGAACCCGAAACTGCGCGACGTCGGCACCGACGTGGACACCGCCGGCCTGCGCCAGAACATCGTCATCGACCGCGCCCAGGCCGCGCGCCTGGGCGTGTCGATCGGCGCGATCGACGGCGCGCTGTACGGCGCGTTCGGCCAGCGCCAGATCTCCACGATCTATTCGGACCTCAACCAGTACAGCGTGGTGGTCAACGCGTTGCCCGAGCAGACCGCCACGCCGGCGGCGCTGGACCGGATCAACGTCCCCACGCGCAGCGGCGCGATGGTGCCGCTGACCGCCGTGGCGCGCCAGGTGCCGGGCCTGGCGCCGCCGCAGATCACCCATCAGAACCAGTACACGACGATGGACCTGAGCTACAACCTGGCGCCCGGGGTGAGCACCGGCGAAGGCGACGCGATCATCAAGGCCACCGTCGCCGGCCTGCGCATGCCCGGCGACATCCGCATCGCCGACGGTGGCGGCTTCAACACGCAGTTGCAGCCGAACTCGATGCTGATCCTGGTGCTGGCGGCGATCGTGGTGGTCTACATCGTGCTGGGCATGCTGTACGAAAGCCTGGTGCACCCGGTGACGATCCTGTCCACGTTGCCGGCAGCGGGCATGGGCGCGCTGCTCGCGCTGTGGGTCACCGGCACCGAACTGTCGGTGATCTCGATGATCGCGCTGGTGTTGCTGATCGGCATCGTCAAGAAGAACGCGATCATGATGATCGACTTCGCGCTGGTTGCCGAACGGCAACACGGCAAGTCGCCGCTGGACGCGGTGCGCGAGGCCTGCGTGGTGCGCTTCCGCCCGATCATGATGACCACGATGGTGGCGATCCTGGCAGCGGTGCCGCTGGCGGTGGGACTGGGCGAAGGCTCGGAACTGCGCCGCCCGCTGGGCATCGCGATGATCGGCGGCCTGTTGATCTCGCAGAGCCTGACCCTGCTCAGCACCCCGGCGCTGTACGTGATCTTCTCCTGCCTGCGCGAGCGCTGGCGCGCCGCCGCGCCGCCGCGCGCCTTGCCGCACACACCCTGA
- the hglS gene encoding 2-oxoadipate dioxygenase/decarboxylase HglS — translation MTTAFVSPDAIRSLFAQAMSDMYRAEVPLYGTLMELVAQVNAETLAADPALDAQLQRNDERARLGQERHGAIRVGSAGELATLRRLFAVMGMHPVGYYDLSVAGVPVHSTAFRPLDAAALARNPFRVFTSLLRLELIEDPALRAQAARILAQRRIFTDGALQLIERCERDGGLGEADAQRFVAEALETFRWHSDATVTLPTYRALSDAHKLIADVVSFHGPHINHLTPRTLDIDAAQEEMLRRGIDAKAVIEGPPRRRCPILLRQTSFKALEETVRFPAGDGAAEAGTHSARFGEIEQRGLALTAKGRALYDALLERARAAEGSAGGDYAARLQAAFADFPDDYATLRRQGLGYFRYALTDAGRAAGAAALAGKPAEALIADGLASADPIVYEDFLPVSAAGIFQSNLGGGEQRAYAAHANRAAFEQALGAAVHDEFERYAQIERGALASLAGGLDGSCGR, via the coding sequence ATGACCACTGCTTTCGTTTCGCCCGATGCCATCCGCAGCCTGTTCGCGCAGGCCATGTCCGACATGTATCGCGCCGAGGTGCCGTTGTACGGCACGCTGATGGAGCTGGTGGCGCAGGTCAACGCAGAGACCCTGGCCGCCGATCCGGCATTGGACGCGCAGTTGCAGCGCAACGACGAGCGCGCGCGGCTGGGCCAGGAGCGGCATGGCGCGATCCGCGTCGGCAGCGCCGGGGAGCTGGCCACGCTGCGCCGGCTGTTCGCGGTGATGGGCATGCATCCGGTCGGCTACTACGACCTGTCGGTGGCCGGCGTGCCGGTGCATTCCACCGCGTTCCGCCCGCTCGATGCGGCGGCGCTGGCGCGCAATCCGTTCCGCGTGTTCACCTCGCTGTTGCGGCTGGAGCTGATCGAGGACCCGGCGCTGCGTGCGCAGGCCGCGCGGATCCTCGCGCAGCGGCGCATCTTCACCGATGGTGCGCTGCAGCTGATCGAACGCTGCGAGCGCGACGGCGGCCTGGGCGAGGCCGACGCGCAGCGCTTCGTCGCCGAAGCGCTGGAGACCTTCCGCTGGCACAGCGATGCGACCGTGACGCTGCCGACCTACCGCGCGCTGAGCGATGCGCACAAGCTGATCGCCGACGTGGTCAGTTTCCACGGCCCGCACATCAACCACCTGACCCCGCGCACGCTGGACATCGATGCGGCGCAGGAGGAGATGCTGCGCCGGGGCATCGACGCCAAGGCGGTGATCGAAGGCCCGCCGCGCCGGCGCTGCCCGATCCTGCTGCGCCAGACCAGCTTCAAGGCGCTGGAGGAAACGGTGCGCTTCCCGGCCGGCGACGGCGCCGCCGAGGCCGGCACCCACAGCGCGCGCTTCGGCGAGATCGAGCAGCGCGGGCTGGCCCTCACCGCGAAGGGCCGCGCGTTGTACGACGCCCTGCTGGAGCGCGCGCGCGCCGCCGAGGGCAGCGCCGGCGGCGACTACGCGGCGCGCCTGCAGGCCGCGTTCGCCGATTTCCCCGACGACTACGCCACGCTGCGCCGCCAGGGCCTGGGCTATTTCCGCTATGCGTTGACCGATGCCGGCCGCGCGGCGGGCGCCGCGGCGCTGGCCGGCAAGCCTGCCGAGGCCTTGATCGCCGACGGCCTGGCCAGCGCCGACCCGATCGTCTACGAGGATTTCCTGCCGGTCAGCGCCGCAGGCATCTTCCAGTCCAACCTCGGCGGCGGCGAACAGCGTGCCTACGCCGCGCACGCCAACCGCGCCGCGTTCGAGCAGGCGCTGGGCGCCGCGGTACACGACGAGTTCGAACGCTATGCGCAGATCGAGCGTGGCGCGTTGGCCAGTCTGGCTGGCGGACTGGACGGATCCTGCGGGCGCTGA
- a CDS encoding EF-hand domain-containing protein, producing the protein MNIRHHTPLIGTAAILAAALALPAFAQDAQSDAATQAQSPTSATGQPAQPSASGGGQTWADVDTDGDGAISKQEAQVNAGLSQIFSQADADHNGKLTPDEYKAYVAKQQGGAAGSNGQ; encoded by the coding sequence ATGAACATTCGTCACCACACGCCGCTGATCGGTACCGCCGCCATTCTTGCCGCCGCGCTGGCCTTGCCGGCCTTCGCCCAGGACGCGCAGAGCGACGCCGCGACCCAGGCACAGTCGCCCACCAGCGCGACCGGCCAGCCTGCGCAACCGAGCGCTTCGGGCGGCGGCCAGACCTGGGCGGATGTCGACACCGATGGCGATGGCGCTATCAGCAAGCAGGAGGCGCAAGTCAACGCAGGCCTCAGTCAGATCTTTTCGCAGGCCGACGCCGATCACAACGGCAAGCTGACGCCCGACGAATACAAGGCGTATGTGGCCAAGCAGCAGGGCGGAGCGGCCGGCAGCAACGGCCAGTAA
- a CDS encoding EF-hand domain-containing protein: MIASRRSLRLCLVSLLAVLAATGMAAPQQDAAAPVLPTPAPTPAPAALPPLPAPPASTLPAPASDAGAAAGARRFAALDLDRNGRVGRAEAAADPVLGATFDTFDADADGALSREEYAHYPPGPGDPAAQ; encoded by the coding sequence ATGATCGCTTCACGCCGCTCGTTGCGCCTGTGCCTGGTCTCGCTGTTGGCCGTGCTTGCCGCAACCGGCATGGCCGCGCCGCAGCAGGATGCTGCTGCACCCGTGTTGCCGACGCCCGCACCCACGCCGGCACCGGCGGCGCTGCCTCCTTTGCCTGCGCCGCCGGCATCGACCTTGCCGGCGCCTGCCAGCGACGCCGGCGCCGCGGCAGGCGCGCGCCGCTTCGCCGCGCTGGATCTGGACCGCAATGGCCGTGTCGGACGCGCCGAAGCCGCCGCGGATCCGGTGCTGGGCGCAACCTTCGACACGTTCGATGCCGATGCCGACGGCGCGCTGTCGCGCGAGGAGTACGCGCACTACCCGCCCGGCCCCGGCGACCCGGCAGCGCAATGA
- a CDS encoding IS5 family transposase: MKQQALAMAADQGSGFEHYRRPPRRELFLHTREQLVPWSVLCAVIEPSSPKAGKGRPPAGLERMLRMSLAQPWFNLADQACEEALLDGTGWRGLVGIDLGRERAPDARTLLKFGGLWEKHELGADLFAEVNAPLQARGVKVGTGTIVDARIIGAPSWTKNAAKAADPDMHRTGKGQPWYFGMKMHIGVDSRTGRVHGAAVTAANGHAKHLLEDLLHGQERRVYGDSAYASQKASIREPAPQAGDLTNQRMGKGADVEEGERSRNRNQSRIRARVEHVLAVVKRLWGFAKVRYRGLDEHANRSVVPLGPANLSLAPARWAA; encoded by the coding sequence ATGAAACAGCAGGCGTTGGCAATGGCGGCCGATCAAGGCAGCGGGTTCGAGCACTATCGCCGCCCGCCGCGTCGAGAGCTGTTTTTGCACACGAGGGAGCAGCTCGTCCCTTGGTCGGTGCTGTGTGCGGTGATCGAGCCGTCTTCCCCCAAGGCGGGCAAGGGCCGCCCGCCGGCGGGCTTGGAGCGGATGTTGCGGATGTCCTTGGCGCAGCCCTGGTTCAACCTGGCCGACCAGGCCTGCGAGGAAGCCCTGCTGGACGGCACGGGATGGCGTGGGTTGGTGGGGATCGACCTGGGCCGGGAGCGGGCGCCGGATGCGAGGACGCTGTTGAAGTTCGGAGGGCTGTGGGAGAAACACGAACTGGGCGCGGATCTGTTTGCCGAGGTCAATGCGCCGTTGCAGGCGCGTGGCGTGAAGGTGGGCACGGGCACGATCGTGGATGCGAGGATCATCGGCGCACCGAGTTGGACCAAGAACGCGGCCAAGGCAGCAGATCCGGACATGCATCGAACCGGCAAGGGTCAGCCGTGGTACTTCGGGATGAAGATGCACATCGGCGTGGACAGTCGCACGGGTCGGGTGCACGGCGCGGCGGTGACGGCAGCCAATGGGCACGCCAAACACCTGCTGGAGGACCTGTTGCACGGCCAGGAGCGACGGGTGTATGGGGACAGCGCCTATGCGAGCCAGAAGGCGTCGATCCGGGAGCCTGCCCCGCAGGCAGGTGACTTGACCAACCAGCGCATGGGCAAGGGGGCAGACGTGGAGGAAGGCGAACGCAGCCGGAACCGCAACCAGTCCAGGATCCGCGCCCGGGTCGAGCATGTGCTTGCCGTGGTCAAGCGGCTGTGGGGCTTTGCCAAGGTGCGCTATCGCGGGCTGGACGAGCATGCCAACCGCAGCGTTGTGCCCCTTGGGCCGGCGAACCTGTCCCTGGCGCCCGCCCGGTGGGCGGCATAG
- a CDS encoding IS1595 family transposase, whose translation MAKKNLIQFQAGMSLPAFLRSYGNEAQCRQAVFEQRWPQGFFCPACGHRRSCQLHSRDLLQCNRCKHQTSLTRGTLFADTKLPLRTWFLAIYLLSQHKNGISALALRRQLGVSYNTAWLIKHKLMQAMVEREASHQLSGDIQVDDAFWGGERHGGGAGRGSPGKTPFVAAVQCSAQGHPVAMRLDVVAGFRKAELTRWASRYVAPGSRVVSDGLSCFPGVALAGCHHTAIFNRGRRVPTEPALIWVNTLLGNIKNALHGTYHALRPKYLQRYLSEFCYRFNRRFDLAALVPRLICASLHTPPLPYRIATLDA comes from the coding sequence ATGGCCAAGAAGAACCTGATCCAGTTCCAGGCGGGCATGAGCCTGCCGGCGTTCCTGCGGTCCTATGGGAACGAAGCGCAATGCCGGCAAGCCGTCTTTGAACAACGGTGGCCGCAAGGCTTCTTTTGCCCAGCGTGTGGACATCGGCGGTCTTGCCAGTTGCACAGCCGCGATCTGCTCCAATGCAATCGCTGCAAACATCAGACCTCCTTGACGCGCGGCACCTTGTTCGCTGATACCAAGCTGCCGTTGCGCACCTGGTTCCTGGCGATCTACCTCCTCAGCCAGCACAAGAACGGCATCTCGGCGTTGGCGCTGCGCCGGCAACTTGGAGTGAGCTACAACACCGCCTGGCTGATCAAACACAAATTGATGCAAGCCATGGTCGAACGCGAAGCCTCCCATCAGTTGAGCGGGGATATACAGGTGGACGACGCCTTTTGGGGCGGAGAGCGCCACGGCGGCGGGGCCGGCCGTGGCAGTCCGGGCAAGACCCCGTTTGTGGCCGCCGTTCAGTGCTCTGCGCAGGGACATCCTGTCGCCATGCGCCTGGATGTGGTGGCCGGTTTTCGCAAGGCCGAACTGACCCGCTGGGCAAGCCGCTATGTCGCCCCAGGCAGTCGCGTTGTTTCCGATGGCCTGAGCTGCTTCCCAGGCGTGGCCCTGGCCGGATGCCACCATACCGCCATCTTCAACCGCGGCCGGCGAGTGCCCACAGAGCCGGCGCTTATCTGGGTCAACACCCTCCTGGGCAACATCAAGAACGCCTTGCATGGCACCTATCACGCCTTGCGCCCAAAGTACCTGCAGCGCTACCTCAGCGAGTTCTGCTATCGCTTCAACCGACGCTTCGACCTGGCCGCCTTGGTGCCACGATTGATCTGCGCCTCCCTCCACACTCCACCGCTGCCCTATCGGATTGCTACGCTGGATGCGTGA